The genomic segment TCAGAAACAGGAGTTTGCCAAAGGATTATCCAACTATGGATCCGCTGAAATTAACAAGATCAAAGGATTAAAAACCACCGAGGTAGAAAACAAGCTCGGCTATAAATACGGCGACGAGATCATCCATCGGGATGACCTGGTGATACTTTAACGAATTGCGGATTGCAGATCTCTGATTGCAGATTTTACGGAGTAAAGAATGGCTTTGAAAGATGAAATGCGCGAGATGGCCCGGCAAGCCCGGGAAGCCAGTCATTTATTGGCCAACCTTTCCACTTCGACCAAGAATTCGGCCCTGAAAGAGATGGCGGAAGAGTTGATCTGCTCAGCTCCCCAATTGAAAAAGGCCAACGCCAGCGATTTAACTTCTGCCCGGAAAGCCGGGCTTTCTTCAGCGCTGATTGACCGTTTGACCCTCAGTGATGGGGTCATCCAAGAAATGGCTGAAAGCTTGCAGGAAGTGGCTCTGCTTCCAGATCCGGTCGGCCAAGTGAGCAAGATGTGGAAGCGACCCAATGGCCTCTGGGTGGGAAAGATGCGGATCCCCCTAGGAGTCATTGGGATCATTTACGAATCCCGACCGAACGTTACCTCGGATGCCGCCGGTCTTTGCCTGAAGGCCGGCAATGCCGTCATCCTGCGGGGCGGTTCCGAAGCCATTCACTCCAACTTGGCCATCGCCGCAATCCTGCAGGCCGTCGGGAAACACCATGGAATCCCCCCCGCAGCCATCCAGGTAATCCCCACCGTTTCCCGCCGAGCCGTAGAAGAGATGCTCCAGTTAGAAGAATACATCGACCTGATCATTCCGCGGGGCGGGGAAGACCTGATTCGTTTTGTCGTCTCCCATTCCAAAATCCCGGTGATCAAACATTACAAAGGCGTTTGCCATATATTTGTGGATGCTTCTGCCGCCCTGGCCATGGCTGAGTCCATCTGTTTCAACGCCAAAGTCCAGCGTCCGGGTGTCTGCAACGCTATGGAAACGCTTTTGGTTCACAGGGATATTGCCCCGCAATTCCTGCCCAGGATGGCTGAAAAGTTCATAACTGCTGGTGTGGAACTTCGGGGATGTCCCGAGGCAAAGCGTTTTCTTCCTTCTATAAAAGCGGCCAGAAAGGGCGATTGGGGTAAGGAGTTCCTGGATTTAATCCTGGCCGTGCGGGTAGTGGCTGGGCTGGATGAAGCCATCGGCCACATTATTCAATACGGTTCTTCCCATACGGATTCCATCGTTACTCAGGATTACTCCAACTCCCAGAGGTTTATCCAAGAGGTTCCATCTTCGACAGTGTTGGTCAATGCTTCCACTCGCTTCAGCGATGGATACCAGCTGGGATTGGGGGCGGAGATTGGGATCAGTACCACGAAACTTCACGCCTTCGGTCCTATGGGGGTGGAGGACTTGACCACCTCGAAATTTATTGTTTACGGGTCCGGGCAGATCCGCCTATGAAGAAAATCGGGCTTTTCGGAGGAACCTTCAACCCCATTCATTTTGGCCACCTTCGTTCGGCCGAGGAGATTTACGAGTCCTTTCAACTCGACCGGATCATTTTTATTCCTTCAGCCTATCCTCCGCACAAAAAGACAGATGAGATTCTTTCTGCTTCCTTACGAGTGGAAATGGCTCAGTTGGCCCTTGCGGGCAATGCGCACTTTTTCCTCTCGGAGGTGGAACTCAATCGGCAGGGGAAATCTTATTCAGTGGAGACGGTTGGCCATTTCCGCCAGCAATTCGGACCGCAAACGGATCTCTATTTTATTCTCGGCTTGGATGCTTTCCTGGAGGTCAATACCTGGAAACAATACACCGACCTTTTCGAACTCTGCCATTTCATCATTATGACCCGGCCGGGCTTTGAAAAAAAATTCTCGGCGGAGCATCTTCCGGTTGAATTGGCAAGATATTTTTGTTATGATGAGCAGAAAACTGGATACATCCACCGTTCCGGATATGGTGTATTTCCGAAGGAGATTACGGCTTTGGATATTTCCTCTACAAAAATCCGGGAAAATTTCCAAAAAGGGCGTTCGGTGAAATATCTCCTGCCTCACGCGGTAGAAGAATTTATTTACAGGAATAAACTCTATCATACGAAGGATAGCGAATCGGTAGGTTGAACCCTTCAAGTTCTAAAGAAAAAGCTTTCCTCTGCGCTCGGGCGGCGTTGGACCATAAAGCCATCGCCCTGGTCATCCTGTCGATTCAAAACCTTTCTTCATTCACCGATTACTTTGTGATTTGTAGCGGGAATTCTGACCGCCAGGTCCAGGCCATTGCCTCCCATATCGAAGGAAAATTGGCCGAAAAAGGTCTTTTCCCTTTGGGCATAGAAGGGAAGCGCGAAGGACGCTGGGTTCTTCTGGATTATGGGGAAGTGGTTATTCATATCTTTTACCATCCGGTGCGGGAATTTTACGATTTGGAAAGACTCTGGTTTGACGCTCCGAAAATTGATTTGCCGCCGAAACGGAAAGTACCAAGGCCAGGTCCCTGAGGAAATAATTGCAGCTGACCCTTATTGCCATTGGCCGGATTACGGAACCATTTATCCGGGATGGGTGCACGGTCTATGGCGAAAGGATCCGTCGTTATGCCGACTTGCGGTTGATTGTGGTCCCGGAAGAAAGAATCCCTGGAAAGGGCAAAAGGGAATATATCATCCATCAAGAAGGGCTAAGGATCCGGGAAAAACTATCCCCTGCCGGGTTTACGGTAGTTTTGGATGAACGGGGAAAATTCCTTTCCTCCGAAGCTTTTGCCCTTTTTTTGGAGAAAAATAGCAGGAAAAAAATTTCCTTTATTCTGGGGGGTCCTTATGGGCTGGACGATTCGCTGAAGAAAGAAGCTGATTTTCGCCTTGCGCTTTCTCCGATGACCCTAGTGCACAGCATGGCCAGAATGCTTCTCTTGGAACAAATATATCGGGCTTTTACCCTTCTCCGGGGGGAGCCGTACCACAAGTAGAAGGAGCCCATTATGTTCTCCCGCGTCCATTTCTTTATTTTTATCCTCGTCATCATTGTTTTCGGCTACCTCTTCTTCCTTAACCCGGAAGTAATCGAATTTACCTTGTACCATGATCGTTCCATATCCATATCCCCGGCTTTGATCGCTTTTGGTGCTTTTTTCATCGGTGCTTTTTTTGTTTTTTTAGTCACCCTATTCGTCGATACCAAGCGGGCCTTCGATCTTTGGCGCTCCTCTAAACGACAGAAGAAGGAAGAGCTTATTCAGGAGCGATACAGTGATGGTCTGGAACAGATGATGAAGGGAAACGTTCATAAGGCCAAAGACATTTTGGCCATGATCATTGAAAAAAACTCACAGCATTTACCCTCCTATCTATCCTTGGCCAATCTCCACTCGCTCGAAGGGGAACCTGACCAGGCCATCGATATTCTCCTCCGGGCGAAGGCGATTGACCCCGAAAATCTGGAACTTCTTTTCGACCTTCAAAAAAACTACCTTGCCCGCCAGGAATATATTTTGGCTCTTGAAACCCTGGATCATATCCTCGAGCGGGACCCCGAAAATCGCGAGGCTTTGCGCAAAAAAAGGGAGCTTTATATTCTGCAAGGCAATTGGCCGGAAGCCTATGAGACCCAGAAGAACCTGGTTAAATATACGAAAGAAAAAGAAAACGCCTTAGTAGAAAAAAAAGTCATGCTCGGCTTGGAATATAGGTTTGGGGAAGAACTGGCTCAAAAGGGAAAGTTTAAAGAGGCGGAGAAAGCTTTGCGGGAAATCATCCGCGAAGACCGGGAATTCTATCCGGCCTACGTGTCTTTGGGAGATGTTCTCCAGCGCCAGGGTTCGCCTGATGAAGCCAGCCAGATCTGGATAAAGGCCTTGGAATCCTCCTGGAATCCGATTTTTTTGGAACGGCTGGAATCTTTCTATCTTTCCCAAGCCAGCCCCAAAAAAATTTTTACCCTTTATCTTGATTATCTCAGAAAACGCCCGGAAGACAGCATCATGCGTTTTTTTTATAGCCGGTTGCTAATTCGTTTAGAAATGATTGATGAGGCGCTGGAACAACTCCGGGATTTAGAGTCGACCGGGGTACCTTTTGCGGAACTGTACATCCTCATGGGCCAGGCTTACCACCGCCGCGGAGATTTCCAGCGGGCCATCGAAGCCTACGAAAAAGCCTTCGAGGTCCAAAAATACTCTCTCCCTTCCTATACCTGTTCGGCCTGCGGAAAGGCCCAGCGGGAATGGTCAGGATTCTGCGAACAATGCCATGGCTGGGGGACCTTTACCGTCAAACTCCCAGAAATCTCTAAATCGATGCCAGCCATCCCTTTTTATACGTATCCCGTAAATATATAAGCATGGGTCCTTTCTGGCGCGCTCTGGTTGACTTCTTTTTCCCCTCCCAATGCCCTCTTTGCGGAAAAATCCTGGATGAAAACTCTCTTGGCCGGCCTTGCCCTTCTTGTCTCTCGCAAATTAAATTTTTCTCTCACCCTTATTGCCCTCGTTGCGGTCTGGGTTTTAATACAGCCATGGGCGAAGATCACTTGTGTTCCGGGTGTCTCACGGAACACTGGGATTTCACCAAGGCGAGATCCATCGGTCCTTATGAAGGGTTGATGGCCGAGGTTATCTCCCGTTTCAAGTTCCGGGGAATTTCCCGTTTGGCCAAACCGCTGGGCATCCTCCTGGCGGAATACGAGGATCCTGAATTCACTTTTTCAGAATTCGATCTCATCCTTTCTGTTCCCCTTCACCCCCAACGCCTTAGGAAGCGTGGTTTTAATCAATCCCTGCTTTTGGCCCGCCGCATTAGCCGGGTTCATTCGATTCCCCTCGATTTCACGGCGTTACAGCGCATCCGCCATACCCAACCCCAAACCGAACTCTCCGGTCCCGAACGAAAAAAGAATATCCGCGGTGCCTTTGCCGTGAAAAAATCAGCGATCATTTCTGGCAAACGAATCCTGCTCATCGACGAT from the Deltaproteobacteria bacterium genome contains:
- a CDS encoding glutamate-5-semialdehyde dehydrogenase; the protein is MALKDEMREMARQAREASHLLANLSTSTKNSALKEMAEELICSAPQLKKANASDLTSARKAGLSSALIDRLTLSDGVIQEMAESLQEVALLPDPVGQVSKMWKRPNGLWVGKMRIPLGVIGIIYESRPNVTSDAAGLCLKAGNAVILRGGSEAIHSNLAIAAILQAVGKHHGIPPAAIQVIPTVSRRAVEEMLQLEEYIDLIIPRGGEDLIRFVVSHSKIPVIKHYKGVCHIFVDASAALAMAESICFNAKVQRPGVCNAMETLLVHRDIAPQFLPRMAEKFITAGVELRGCPEAKRFLPSIKAARKGDWGKEFLDLILAVRVVAGLDEAIGHIIQYGSSHTDSIVTQDYSNSQRFIQEVPSSTVLVNASTRFSDGYQLGLGAEIGISTTKLHAFGPMGVEDLTTSKFIVYGSGQIRL
- the nadD gene encoding nicotinate-nucleotide adenylyltransferase, whose product is MKKIGLFGGTFNPIHFGHLRSAEEIYESFQLDRIIFIPSAYPPHKKTDEILSASLRVEMAQLALAGNAHFFLSEVELNRQGKSYSVETVGHFRQQFGPQTDLYFILGLDAFLEVNTWKQYTDLFELCHFIIMTRPGFEKKFSAEHLPVELARYFCYDEQKTGYIHRSGYGVFPKEITALDISSTKIRENFQKGRSVKYLLPHAVEEFIYRNKLYHTKDSESVG
- the rsfS gene encoding ribosome silencing factor; translated protein: MNPSSSKEKAFLCARAALDHKAIALVILSIQNLSSFTDYFVICSGNSDRQVQAIASHIEGKLAEKGLFPLGIEGKREGRWVLLDYGEVVIHIFYHPVREFYDLERLWFDAPKIDLPPKRKVPRPGP
- a CDS encoding 23S rRNA (pseudouridine(1915)-N(3))-methyltransferase RlmH; translated protein: MQLTLIAIGRITEPFIRDGCTVYGERIRRYADLRLIVVPEERIPGKGKREYIIHQEGLRIREKLSPAGFTVVLDERGKFLSSEAFALFLEKNSRKKISFILGGPYGLDDSLKKEADFRLALSPMTLVHSMARMLLLEQIYRAFTLLRGEPYHK
- a CDS encoding tetratricopeptide repeat protein, with product MFSRVHFFIFILVIIVFGYLFFLNPEVIEFTLYHDRSISISPALIAFGAFFIGAFFVFLVTLFVDTKRAFDLWRSSKRQKKEELIQERYSDGLEQMMKGNVHKAKDILAMIIEKNSQHLPSYLSLANLHSLEGEPDQAIDILLRAKAIDPENLELLFDLQKNYLARQEYILALETLDHILERDPENREALRKKRELYILQGNWPEAYETQKNLVKYTKEKENALVEKKVMLGLEYRFGEELAQKGKFKEAEKALREIIREDREFYPAYVSLGDVLQRQGSPDEASQIWIKALESSWNPIFLERLESFYLSQASPKKIFTLYLDYLRKRPEDSIMRFFYSRLLIRLEMIDEALEQLRDLESTGVPFAELYILMGQAYHRRGDFQRAIEAYEKAFEVQKYSLPSYTCSACGKAQREWSGFCEQCHGWGTFTVKLPEISKSMPAIPFYTYPVNI
- a CDS encoding ComF family protein, giving the protein MGPFWRALVDFFFPSQCPLCGKILDENSLGRPCPSCLSQIKFFSHPYCPRCGLGFNTAMGEDHLCSGCLTEHWDFTKARSIGPYEGLMAEVISRFKFRGISRLAKPLGILLAEYEDPEFTFSEFDLILSVPLHPQRLRKRGFNQSLLLARRISRVHSIPLDFTALQRIRHTQPQTELSGPERKKNIRGAFAVKKSAIISGKRILLIDDVFTTGATVQECSKALLKAGAKRVDVMTLARVL